The following coding sequences lie in one Flagellimonas eckloniae genomic window:
- a CDS encoding response regulator has protein sequence MHKPLVRSIRSIELYFLSSLFSFFSFSVVAQKQVGQPKITNYYYQDYGAQPVNWWVLEGDDGIMYFANTSGVLEFDGVNWRTIPLKNYVSARSLAKDDNGTIFVAGEGELGYLGVNDLGELNYVSLKDKIPEEHRALGTVWEVDYFKGRMVYRTNDKLYIWDGNTFEVVVPEGGLHVGQVVHDKLYIRIWGKGLCIYENGKLNVVPGGEKFASERIYTMLPYDDKTMLVGTRTQGFYLYDGKTFTPFKTELDELVKGSLYLPGVALDDGRFVFNTFSNGAYLMSHDGELLQSYTVDTGLQDGTVDYSYVDSRGVLWLAIFKGISKVDLNSPFTYVTTASGLGTSSVLDAHRLDDFVYFTTGNGIYYLRDGDSEVKFMEGTIGQGGNFTETRGRLYTGLGAMGMFEIKGKTFEYVRKSIDYNFRSRYSIISTYDENRMFAFHEGGITSLYFDESENQFVFESEIAKNPNGGFFEDSDGNIWLGSRNDSEILLLDTQFNGSKLNLDASKVKVYDIEDGLPKDVSMSITSVFGEPHFFSSEGKTYAFDKENQKFFEKKFFYSELISLENPGFLFPELDSENRFWFNVGSGITIAKKNEDGTVDLDTETLRELKNNDLINVHVEKPKSDGSQIAWFSGPDGIIRYSGKMNKRTLSKFDLKIRSMKVAGDSLIYAGSKELPKDLKLDFQNNTLSFDYAAPLFIAQNNMQYATKLDGLNDKWSDWSKQTTREYINLPAGSYTFNAKAKSLFGDETEVTSFSFTIAPPWYKTWWAYSLYALGILGFIYFSVKARTKILLNQQKELEEKVQERTKESNQRLSELATVNQVSKALNDKLELDALIQLVGNQMKEVFKSDITYLAILNPDTGIIDFPYQDGDDMPPMKYGEGLTSKIIQTGEPLLINKDTDIKAEYTKSGIQQTGKQAISYLGVPIPVEDVVIGVLSVQSVQHESRFNDEDKRLLNTIAINVGIALHNAELYEDAKQAKAKAEDANEAKSAFLSTVSHELRTPLTSVLGFAKIIRKRLEDKIFPAVTVDDQKIKRTMKQVSENLDVVVSEGERLTNLINDVLDLAKIESGKMEWNIRPVFLQDVIHRGIAATSSLFEQKSLVLKKNIPEDLPIIKADEDKLIQVIINLLSNAVKFTEKGTVSVEAYQDKGQLIFEVQDTGIGVAEKDKHKIFERFRQAGDTLTDKPQGTGLGLPICREIIEHHGGIIWMKSEFNVGSTFFFSIPLLGEAAVQEPIQLDRILRSLKKQISHSSKKNEDGKPTILVVDDDTPIRSLLRQELSDTGYRVREAANGKAALDMVRLEKPDLIILDVMMPEINGFDVAAVLKNDPATMDIPIIILSIVQDKERGFRIGVDRYLTKPIDTEKLFHEVDELLEQGVSKKKVLVVDEDASAVKTLTEVLSARGYKVVKASTDNLLQTASEAMPDIIMLNSVYNGDKNFIKDLKVQKGMENVMFFVYE, from the coding sequence ATGCATAAACCTCTCGTTCGATCTATAAGAAGTATAGAGCTATATTTCTTATCCTCACTTTTTTCTTTTTTTTCTTTTTCAGTTGTTGCCCAAAAACAGGTGGGTCAACCGAAAATAACCAATTACTATTATCAAGATTATGGTGCACAACCCGTTAACTGGTGGGTTTTGGAGGGTGATGACGGCATCATGTATTTTGCCAATACTTCGGGGGTCCTGGAGTTTGATGGTGTTAATTGGAGAACCATACCGCTTAAAAATTATGTAAGTGCCCGAAGTCTGGCCAAAGACGATAACGGCACTATTTTCGTAGCGGGAGAAGGGGAACTTGGCTATCTAGGGGTTAATGATTTAGGAGAATTAAACTATGTTTCTTTAAAAGATAAAATACCTGAAGAGCATAGGGCACTTGGTACTGTTTGGGAGGTTGATTATTTCAAAGGAAGAATGGTTTACCGAACCAACGATAAATTATACATATGGGATGGCAATACTTTTGAAGTTGTTGTGCCAGAAGGCGGTCTGCATGTGGGCCAAGTCGTTCATGACAAATTATACATTAGGATATGGGGGAAGGGACTTTGTATTTACGAAAATGGAAAACTAAATGTTGTTCCTGGTGGAGAAAAATTTGCAAGTGAACGCATCTACACCATGTTGCCCTATGATGACAAAACCATGCTTGTTGGTACAAGAACACAAGGATTTTACTTGTATGATGGTAAAACATTTACACCGTTTAAAACAGAATTGGATGAGCTTGTAAAAGGCAGTTTGTATTTACCTGGAGTCGCATTGGATGATGGTAGATTTGTATTCAATACGTTTAGTAATGGCGCCTATTTAATGAGTCATGATGGTGAATTGTTACAAAGTTATACAGTGGATACCGGATTGCAAGATGGTACCGTTGATTATTCTTATGTAGACTCTAGGGGTGTACTATGGTTAGCTATATTCAAAGGCATCTCTAAAGTTGACCTGAATTCTCCTTTCACATATGTAACTACGGCCTCAGGTCTAGGAACCAGTAGTGTTTTAGATGCCCATAGATTAGATGATTTTGTATACTTTACTACGGGTAACGGAATTTACTATTTAAGGGATGGGGATAGTGAAGTAAAATTCATGGAGGGTACCATTGGTCAAGGCGGTAACTTTACCGAAACTCGAGGTCGACTTTATACCGGACTCGGTGCAATGGGTATGTTCGAAATCAAAGGGAAAACCTTTGAGTATGTTAGAAAAAGTATAGATTATAATTTTAGATCCCGCTATTCTATCATATCTACTTACGATGAAAATAGAATGTTCGCTTTTCACGAGGGCGGTATAACCAGTTTGTATTTTGATGAATCAGAAAACCAGTTTGTTTTTGAATCGGAAATTGCAAAAAACCCAAACGGCGGATTTTTTGAAGATTCAGATGGGAATATTTGGTTGGGTAGCCGAAACGACAGTGAAATACTATTACTTGACACACAATTCAATGGTTCAAAACTAAATCTTGATGCTTCCAAGGTTAAAGTTTATGATATTGAAGATGGTCTCCCTAAAGACGTAAGTATGTCTATTACAAGTGTTTTTGGGGAACCCCATTTTTTTTCCTCAGAAGGTAAAACGTATGCCTTTGATAAAGAAAACCAGAAATTTTTTGAAAAGAAATTTTTCTACAGTGAATTGATAAGCCTTGAAAATCCTGGGTTTTTGTTTCCAGAATTAGACTCGGAAAATAGGTTTTGGTTCAATGTTGGTTCAGGTATTACCATAGCAAAAAAGAACGAAGATGGTACTGTAGATTTGGATACGGAAACCTTACGAGAACTAAAGAATAACGACTTAATCAATGTACATGTTGAAAAACCGAAATCAGATGGCTCGCAAATAGCTTGGTTTTCAGGCCCTGATGGTATTATCCGTTACAGCGGTAAAATGAATAAAAGGACTTTGTCCAAATTTGATTTAAAAATTAGATCAATGAAAGTAGCTGGTGACTCATTGATCTATGCTGGCTCAAAGGAGTTGCCAAAAGACTTGAAATTAGATTTTCAAAACAACACATTGAGTTTTGATTATGCTGCGCCTCTTTTCATCGCACAAAATAATATGCAATATGCCACCAAGTTAGATGGGCTTAACGATAAATGGTCAGATTGGAGTAAGCAGACCACTAGGGAATATATTAATCTACCAGCAGGGTCATATACCTTTAATGCCAAAGCAAAGAGTCTTTTTGGTGATGAAACCGAAGTCACATCCTTCTCGTTTACTATAGCACCACCATGGTATAAAACGTGGTGGGCCTATTCACTTTATGCTTTGGGTATTTTAGGATTTATTTACTTTTCAGTAAAAGCACGAACCAAGATTCTTTTAAACCAACAGAAAGAACTTGAAGAAAAAGTACAGGAACGTACCAAAGAGTCCAATCAGAGGCTAAGTGAACTTGCAACGGTAAATCAAGTAAGTAAAGCACTTAATGATAAATTGGAATTGGACGCATTGATACAATTGGTAGGTAACCAAATGAAGGAGGTATTTAAATCTGATATTACCTATTTGGCCATTCTTAACCCAGATACCGGAATCATAGATTTTCCGTATCAAGACGGAGATGATATGCCACCAATGAAGTATGGGGAAGGACTTACTTCCAAAATTATTCAAACCGGTGAGCCATTACTTATTAATAAGGATACGGATATAAAGGCAGAGTACACAAAAAGCGGTATACAACAAACAGGGAAGCAGGCCATTTCGTATTTAGGGGTTCCCATACCTGTGGAAGATGTTGTTATTGGTGTACTCAGTGTTCAAAGTGTGCAGCATGAAAGTAGATTTAATGATGAGGATAAAAGACTTTTAAATACCATAGCCATAAATGTGGGTATTGCCTTGCACAATGCAGAATTGTATGAAGATGCCAAACAGGCAAAAGCAAAAGCGGAAGATGCTAATGAAGCTAAAAGCGCGTTTCTGTCAACAGTCAGTCATGAACTTAGAACACCGCTTACATCTGTTTTAGGTTTTGCCAAAATCATCCGTAAACGCTTAGAGGATAAAATTTTTCCTGCGGTTACCGTTGACGATCAAAAGATAAAACGGACCATGAAACAAGTAAGTGAAAATTTAGACGTAGTGGTGTCTGAAGGTGAAAGACTTACCAATCTTATTAATGATGTGCTGGATCTTGCCAAAATAGAGTCAGGTAAGATGGAGTGGAACATAAGGCCAGTTTTTCTACAAGATGTGATTCATAGGGGTATAGCTGCTACTTCTTCCTTGTTTGAGCAAAAAAGCCTGGTTTTAAAGAAAAATATACCGGAAGACTTGCCAATAATAAAAGCTGATGAGGACAAATTAATTCAAGTGATAATCAATCTCTTGTCCAATGCAGTTAAGTTCACTGAAAAAGGAACTGTAAGTGTTGAAGCATATCAAGACAAAGGACAGCTTATTTTTGAAGTTCAGGATACAGGCATTGGAGTAGCAGAAAAGGATAAGCACAAAATTTTTGAACGTTTTAGGCAAGCTGGTGATACGCTAACAGATAAACCACAGGGAACAGGTTTAGGCCTTCCTATTTGTCGTGAGATTATTGAACACCACGGTGGCATTATCTGGATGAAGAGTGAATTCAATGTAGGTAGCACGTTCTTCTTTTCCATACCTCTTTTAGGAGAAGCAGCCGTACAGGAGCCAATACAATTAGACCGAATTCTCAGGAGTCTTAAAAAACAGATAAGCCATAGCTCGAAGAAAAACGAAGACGGTAAGCCCACCATTTTAGTGGTTGATGATGATACACCCATAAGATCACTGTTAAGACAAGAGTTGTCAGATACAGGATATAGAGTTCGTGAAGCCGCAAATGGCAAAGCAGCTTTGGATATGGTACGGTTGGAGAAGCCCGATCTCATTATCCTAGATGTGATGATGCCAGAAATAAATGGTTTTGACGTTGCCGCTGTATTAAAGAACGATCCCGCTACTATGGATATTCCCATTATTATTTTATCCATAGTGCAGGACAAAGAACGTGGATTTAGAATAGGTGTAGATCGTTATTTGACCAAACCTATTGATACTGAAAAATTGTTTCATGAAGTAGATGAATTATTGGAGCAAGGTGTATCAAAAAAGAAAGTTCTGGTGGTTGATGAAGATGCATCAGCAGTAAAAACACTTACCGAAGTTTTGAGTGCAAGGGGCTATAAGGTCGTGAAGGCTAGCACTGATAATTTGTTGCAAACGGCATCAGAAGCAATGCCTGATATTATTATGCTCAATTCGGTCTACAATGGGGATAAAAACTTTATCAAGGACCTAAAAGTTCAAAAAGGTATGGAGAACGTAATGTTCTTTGTCTATGAATGA
- a CDS encoding dipeptidase, whose product MQKINNYIATHKTRFINELIQLLKIPSISADTAFSKDVIETAKIVQESLKDAGCDNTEICETKGYPVVYGEKIIDPKLPTVLVYGHYDVQPPDPMELWTSPPFEPVIKKTDLHPEGAIFARGACDDKGQMYMHVKALEFMVKTDQLPCNVKFMIEGEEEVGSDSLGEFLEANKEKFSNDIILISDTGIMANDVPSITTGLRGLSYVEVEVTGPNRDLHSGIYGGAVPNPINVLNKMIASLHDDNNHITIPGFYDKVEEVSDEERAEMAKAPFHLEEYKKALDINDVQGEKGYSTSERYSIRPTLDVNGIWGGYTGEGAKTVIASKAYAKISMRLVPDQDPDEITELFTKHFEAIAPKSVKVKVTPHHGGLPYVTNMDSIGYKAAAKAYEITFGKTPVPERTGGSIPIVALFEQVLKSKTILMGFGLDSDAIHSPNEHFGVWNYLKGIETIPYFYKYFTEMNS is encoded by the coding sequence ATGCAAAAAATCAACAATTACATTGCCACTCATAAGACCCGATTTATCAATGAGCTCATCCAACTTTTAAAGATTCCTTCCATTAGTGCAGATACTGCCTTTTCTAAAGACGTGATTGAAACGGCTAAAATAGTTCAGGAATCTTTGAAGGATGCTGGTTGTGATAACACTGAAATTTGCGAAACCAAAGGATATCCTGTTGTTTATGGGGAAAAAATAATCGACCCGAAGCTTCCAACAGTTTTGGTATATGGGCACTACGATGTGCAACCGCCCGACCCAATGGAATTATGGACTTCCCCTCCATTTGAGCCCGTTATCAAAAAAACGGATTTACATCCTGAAGGTGCCATATTTGCAAGAGGCGCATGTGATGACAAAGGGCAAATGTACATGCATGTGAAGGCCTTGGAATTCATGGTCAAAACTGACCAACTGCCTTGTAACGTAAAGTTTATGATTGAGGGTGAAGAAGAAGTTGGAAGTGATAGTTTGGGTGAGTTTTTGGAAGCGAATAAGGAAAAATTCTCTAATGATATCATTCTAATCTCGGATACTGGGATAATGGCCAACGATGTTCCATCCATAACAACAGGATTACGTGGATTGAGTTATGTTGAAGTAGAAGTTACTGGACCAAACAGAGATCTTCATTCCGGAATCTACGGTGGTGCAGTACCCAATCCCATCAATGTCTTAAATAAAATGATTGCCTCCCTGCATGATGATAACAATCATATTACAATACCTGGGTTTTATGATAAAGTAGAAGAGGTTTCAGATGAAGAGCGCGCAGAAATGGCTAAGGCACCTTTTCACCTAGAAGAATACAAGAAAGCCCTTGATATTAATGATGTGCAAGGTGAAAAAGGGTATTCAACCTCAGAAAGATATTCCATCAGACCCACCTTGGATGTCAATGGAATATGGGGCGGGTACACTGGCGAAGGAGCAAAAACGGTTATTGCCAGTAAAGCCTATGCAAAAATATCCATGCGTTTGGTACCTGACCAAGACCCAGATGAAATTACCGAATTGTTTACCAAACATTTTGAAGCTATTGCACCAAAAAGTGTGAAAGTTAAGGTTACACCTCATCATGGCGGACTTCCATACGTAACAAATATGGACAGTATCGGCTACAAAGCTGCTGCAAAAGCCTATGAAATCACTTTTGGTAAGACCCCGGTACCGGAAAGAACTGGTGGAAGTATCCCCATTGTTGCCCTTTTTGAACAAGTCTTGAAAAGTAAGACCATTCTAATGGGCTTTGGATTGGATAGTGATGCTATTCACTCCCCCAATGAACACTTTGGGGTTTGGAATTATTTAAAAGGTATTGAGACAATACCTTATTTCTATAAATACTTCACAGAAATGAATAGTTAA
- a CDS encoding BlaI/MecI/CopY family transcriptional regulator, protein MQLSKSEEELMNILWKHKKAFMKDLLDTYPEPKPATTTVATLLKRMSDKGFIAYKSFGRSREYYPLVKKKDYFSKHVNGLIKNFFNDSASQFASFFTQETDLSKSELEALKKLIDNEIKKR, encoded by the coding sequence ATGCAGTTATCAAAATCTGAAGAAGAACTCATGAATATTTTGTGGAAACACAAAAAAGCGTTTATGAAAGATTTATTGGACACCTATCCAGAGCCAAAGCCGGCAACTACAACCGTGGCCACCTTACTAAAACGTATGTCAGACAAAGGATTTATAGCCTATAAGAGTTTTGGACGCTCAAGGGAGTATTATCCTTTGGTAAAGAAGAAGGATTATTTTTCAAAACATGTAAATGGACTTATCAAGAACTTCTTTAATGATAGTGCTTCACAGTTTGCATCATTCTTTACCCAAGAAACAGATCTCAGTAAATCTGAGTTAGAGGCTTTGAAAAAATTGATCGACAACGAAATCAAAAAAAGATAA
- a CDS encoding M56 family metallopeptidase, whose amino-acid sequence MLEYLLKTFACLAVFLVFYRLLLEKESIHKFKRFYLLGGIIVSFIIPSLVFVEYVEPALTSNTIFPVSYEEYSPIINEQPKDINTLNWSLILWSVYGLGIVGFGFRFFRHLFQILKRIKNNPKIKQNFITKVLLREKMPPHTFFSFIFLNKRNFESNTIPKEILTHEETHARQYHSVDVLFIELLQVVFWFNPLIYLFKKSIKLNHEFLADRAVIEEERDTVNYQNTLLSYLSHESLKKYQSTGMSNSINYSSIKKRFTIMKKRTSKKAVLLRTLLLFPVCALLLYGFSEIKYVEKDSSSPPNSNQNPTLPSEIIKSGDENTKEMFSRTNFTAQDTPAIEEDNGDIAGGVSTKKNFQINATRAQMAEYNSIAKKYNEMLSKQGDFHIEGADIERLKYLHGLMSDKQRANAEPFPNFPEPPSAPEPPKEVSPDTPQSPGLRFSIAEAAYTNATSLDTLIASAPKPETKNQSQWVVSSGINPNSRGNDYATLPPPAPAIAKHVNTDNYSSELNSALNQYLNSVLAYEQNVQAYRKDEKGSLKSLHVEFDKIMELYTNYYELAHKEDKFIQPQVPPAPQSPLDHVIDMAKNGATFYFEGKEISSDRAIELLKKNKELNIETTGHNSKNPKVKISKSPIRVKKSSGSKINLETGNITVNGNELFYSTKNDITSYFNTKGEQVDRQGKKLEGQSTKNPTFYYNGNKISSVKAYQLLKNNRSIQVTTEDYTEDEYAVVLTDLSKVSYNKNPNKNKNPNSFIDLTEMIEKEASFFYNDKPISTERALWLTQNTEIERVNTKSSKNGKPKVYFWKKN is encoded by the coding sequence ATGCTGGAATATCTATTAAAAACTTTTGCTTGTTTGGCTGTATTTCTAGTATTCTATAGACTACTATTGGAAAAAGAAAGCATCCATAAATTTAAAAGATTCTATCTCTTGGGAGGGATCATAGTATCTTTTATTATTCCAAGTCTTGTTTTTGTAGAGTATGTAGAACCTGCACTAACTTCCAATACCATTTTCCCCGTTTCATATGAGGAGTATTCACCCATTATAAATGAACAACCAAAAGATATAAATACACTAAACTGGTCTTTAATTTTATGGTCAGTTTATGGGTTAGGCATTGTAGGTTTTGGTTTTCGGTTTTTTAGGCACCTTTTTCAAATTTTAAAGCGGATTAAGAACAATCCAAAAATCAAACAAAATTTTATCACGAAGGTATTGCTAAGGGAAAAAATGCCTCCACATACCTTTTTTAGTTTCATTTTCTTGAACAAAAGAAATTTTGAGTCCAATACCATTCCTAAAGAAATCCTGACTCACGAAGAAACCCATGCCAGACAATACCATAGTGTAGATGTTCTTTTCATTGAACTCTTACAGGTGGTTTTTTGGTTCAACCCACTTATCTATTTATTCAAAAAAAGCATAAAACTAAATCATGAGTTTTTAGCGGACAGAGCCGTTATTGAAGAGGAGCGGGACACAGTTAATTATCAGAATACATTACTATCATACTTATCACATGAAAGTTTAAAAAAGTATCAGTCAACCGGAATGTCAAATTCCATTAATTATTCATCAATCAAAAAACGATTTACAATCATGAAAAAAAGAACATCTAAAAAAGCTGTATTACTAAGAACTCTTTTACTCTTTCCCGTATGTGCCTTATTACTTTATGGGTTTAGCGAGATTAAATATGTTGAAAAAGACAGTAGTTCACCACCAAATAGCAATCAAAATCCAACTCTACCATCAGAAATCATAAAATCGGGAGATGAGAATACCAAAGAAATGTTTAGCAGAACAAATTTTACAGCCCAAGACACGCCAGCTATAGAAGAGGATAACGGCGATATAGCAGGGGGCGTTTCCACAAAGAAAAACTTCCAAATTAACGCTACTAGAGCACAAATGGCCGAATACAACTCTATAGCCAAAAAGTATAATGAGATGTTATCCAAACAAGGTGATTTTCATATCGAAGGAGCAGATATAGAACGATTGAAATATCTCCACGGATTAATGTCCGATAAACAAAGAGCAAATGCAGAGCCTTTTCCCAATTTTCCTGAACCGCCGTCCGCCCCTGAACCACCTAAAGAAGTTTCCCCTGATACTCCCCAATCCCCTGGATTGAGATTCAGCATAGCCGAGGCCGCTTATACAAATGCAACGTCATTAGATACACTAATAGCCTCAGCACCAAAACCTGAAACTAAAAACCAAAGTCAATGGGTTGTATCATCTGGTATAAATCCAAACTCGCGTGGAAATGATTATGCAACCCTCCCACCGCCTGCGCCTGCTATTGCCAAACATGTAAATACAGACAATTATTCTTCTGAATTAAATTCTGCTCTCAATCAATATTTAAATAGTGTGTTAGCCTACGAACAAAATGTACAAGCCTATAGAAAAGACGAAAAAGGGAGCCTGAAAAGTTTACATGTTGAGTTTGACAAAATAATGGAACTGTATACCAACTACTATGAGTTAGCCCATAAGGAAGATAAGTTTATTCAACCTCAAGTACCACCTGCCCCTCAATCACCATTAGACCATGTTATTGATATGGCCAAGAACGGAGCTACGTTTTATTTTGAAGGAAAAGAAATATCCTCAGATCGTGCTATAGAATTATTAAAGAAAAACAAAGAACTGAATATCGAAACCACCGGGCACAACTCAAAAAACCCAAAGGTCAAAATTTCCAAAAGCCCCATTCGAGTTAAAAAATCATCTGGTTCAAAAATAAATTTGGAAACAGGCAACATAACCGTAAATGGAAACGAGCTATTTTACAGTACTAAAAATGATATAACGAGCTATTTCAATACTAAAGGGGAACAAGTGGACCGTCAGGGCAAAAAGCTTGAAGGACAATCAACAAAGAATCCAACATTTTATTATAACGGCAACAAGATATCATCGGTAAAAGCCTATCAGTTGTTAAAAAACAATAGATCAATACAAGTGACGACTGAAGATTACACTGAAGATGAATATGCCGTTGTATTGACCGATTTGAGCAAAGTTTCCTATAACAAGAATCCCAATAAAAACAAGAATCCCAATTCTTTTATCGACCTAACGGAAATGATTGAAAAAGAGGCTTCATTTTTCTATAATGACAAACCTATCTCAACCGAAAGAGCATTATGGTTAACCCAAAACACTGAAATAGAAAGGGTAAATACCAAGAGTTCAAAAAATGGAAAGCCAAAAGTATATTTTTGGAAAAAGAATTAG
- a CDS encoding DUF4407 domain-containing protein, with protein MLQRFFIFCSGADTQILDTCSNGERNKYAGIGATVFFTAIMAFIASGYALYTVFDNIYTSVFFGLIWGLLIFNLDRYIVSTIKKRDNFKSELVQAAPRIILAIIIAVVISKPLEMKIFEKEINQVLLEEKNAMTLANQEQIALQYTPKVEGLNQEITRLKNEIAVKEAETNALYDTYISEAEGTAGTGLLGKGPVYAEKREKHDAYLTELSTLKQTNTEKIQAIEAQIASLGTDYDTAVTNSQPIIDGFDGLMARINALNKLPWLPSFFIFLLFLAIETAPIIAKLLAPKGEYDYKFEEQESVVATWVTQKVAQRKLLFSTDGELNQKIYEDIKNEEELYRYKKEKAEELLKLQADSFHKVQIKGL; from the coding sequence ATGTTACAACGCTTTTTTATTTTCTGCTCCGGGGCGGACACCCAAATTTTAGACACTTGTTCCAACGGAGAACGCAACAAATACGCTGGAATCGGCGCCACTGTTTTCTTTACGGCCATAATGGCTTTTATTGCAAGTGGGTATGCGCTCTACACTGTTTTTGATAACATTTACACCTCTGTTTTCTTTGGATTGATTTGGGGTCTATTGATTTTTAATCTAGACCGTTACATTGTATCCACCATAAAAAAACGAGACAATTTTAAAAGTGAGCTTGTACAAGCGGCACCGCGAATCATCTTGGCCATCATTATAGCCGTTGTGATTTCCAAACCTCTTGAAATGAAGATTTTTGAGAAAGAAATAAATCAGGTATTACTGGAAGAAAAAAATGCCATGACCTTGGCAAACCAAGAACAGATCGCTTTGCAATACACTCCTAAAGTTGAGGGACTTAATCAGGAAATCACCCGACTAAAAAACGAAATTGCTGTTAAAGAAGCAGAAACCAATGCATTGTACGATACCTATATTTCAGAAGCTGAGGGTACGGCAGGAACGGGGCTTTTGGGAAAGGGACCTGTTTATGCGGAAAAACGTGAAAAGCATGATGCCTATTTGACCGAATTGAGTACACTTAAGCAAACCAATACAGAAAAAATACAGGCTATTGAAGCCCAAATAGCCAGTTTAGGAACTGACTACGATACAGCAGTGACCAATTCACAGCCTATAATTGATGGTTTTGATGGATTAATGGCACGTATCAATGCCTTGAACAAATTGCCATGGTTGCCTTCCTTTTTTATTTTCCTTTTGTTTCTTGCCATTGAAACCGCTCCCATTATTGCCAAACTTTTGGCTCCAAAGGGAGAATATGACTATAAGTTTGAAGAGCAGGAAAGTGTGGTGGCCACTTGGGTAACACAAAAAGTAGCGCAACGTAAATTATTGTTTTCCACAGATGGGGAACTCAACCAGAAAATCTACGAGGATATTAAAAACGAAGAGGAATTGTACCGCTACAAAAAGGAGAAGGCCGAAGAATTGCTTAAACTACAGGCAGATTCTTTTCATAAAGTGCAGATTAAAGGGCTTTAG